In Flavobacterium sp. CBA20B-1, one DNA window encodes the following:
- a CDS encoding energy transducer TonB, which translates to MMHFTSEEKKSMVFTTAVAGILLLILLFIRFADSVAIPELAGGGGGGVEINFGDSELGMGPDFTSEILNVNDANKKSAAAREPEVEEEILAQENTKDVRDFTVTKKTTTKEKTKTTTTPTKEQPKKREVSDFVKNAASSLNGNKSGGDGNDGVAGNKGKRDGSLNSNNYYGDGGSGGGTGGGHGTGNGTGVGAGSGSGTGGGHGYSLSGRKATSRPAPQNNCNEAGTIVVRVTVDRNGNVISALPGVKGSTNSSSCLKNIAKDAAMRTKWEPKSSAPDNQIGSIVYNFKLR; encoded by the coding sequence ATGATGCATTTTACCTCAGAGGAAAAAAAATCAATGGTATTCACAACCGCAGTTGCTGGTATTTTACTGTTGATTTTACTATTCATTCGGTTTGCCGATTCTGTTGCTATACCTGAATTAGCTGGTGGTGGCGGTGGCGGAGTTGAAATAAACTTTGGTGATAGCGAATTGGGTATGGGACCTGATTTTACTAGTGAAATTTTAAATGTAAACGATGCTAATAAAAAATCGGCAGCGGCTCGCGAACCTGAAGTTGAAGAAGAAATTTTAGCTCAAGAAAACACAAAAGACGTGCGCGATTTTACCGTTACAAAAAAAACAACTACCAAAGAAAAAACCAAAACAACAACTACTCCCACAAAAGAACAACCTAAAAAACGAGAGGTGTCTGACTTTGTTAAAAATGCAGCTTCAAGTTTAAACGGGAACAAATCGGGTGGAGATGGTAATGATGGCGTTGCAGGAAACAAAGGAAAAAGAGATGGGTCGTTAAATTCTAATAACTACTATGGCGATGGCGGTTCTGGCGGCGGAACAGGCGGTGGTCACGGAACAGGAAACGGAACGGGAGTAGGAGCAGGTTCGGGAAGCGGAACAGGCGGCGGACACGGCTATTCCTTATCAGGCAGAAAAGCAACCTCAAGACCTGCCCCACAAAACAATTGCAACGAAGCAGGAACAATCGTTGTCCGCGTTACGGTTGACAGAAATGGAAATGTAATCAGTGCATTGCCCGGAGTAAAAGGATCTACAAACAGTTCAAGCTGTTTAAAAAATATAGCAAAAGATGCTGCAATGCGTACCAAATGGGAACCTAAATCATCTGCCCCCGACAATCAGATAGGGAGCATTGTTTATAATTTTAAATTGAGGTAG